Proteins found in one Mycobacteriales bacterium genomic segment:
- the disA gene encoding DNA integrity scanning diadenylate cyclase DisA, which translates to MAGPDRDELLLATLAAVAPGTPLRDGLERILRGNTGALIVLGHNKLVESLCTGGFNLDVDFSSTRLRELAKMDGAVVLNDDMSKIVRAAVHLVPDPTIATDESGTRHRTAERVAKQTGYPVISVSQSMQIIALYVDGRRHVLDQGAAILSRANQALATLERYKLRLDEVAGALSALEVEDLVTVRDVVAVSQRIEMVRRIAREIEGYVVELGADGRLMNLQLEELMAGVEVDRELVVRDYAPTGRRSRTVEAILEDLDQISPEDMLDLTVLARVLGFPSGVDALEAPVSPRGYRLLAKVPRLPRLVVDRLVEHFASLQKLLAANVDDLQAVEGVGETRAKTVREGLSRLAESSILERYV; encoded by the coding sequence GCGCCCTCATCGTGCTGGGCCACAACAAGCTGGTGGAGAGCCTCTGCACGGGCGGGTTCAACCTCGACGTCGACTTCAGCAGCACCCGGCTGCGCGAGCTGGCGAAGATGGACGGCGCGGTCGTCCTCAACGACGACATGTCGAAGATCGTGCGCGCGGCCGTGCACCTCGTGCCGGACCCGACGATCGCGACCGACGAGTCGGGTACGCGCCACCGGACGGCGGAGCGGGTCGCGAAGCAGACCGGCTACCCGGTGATCAGCGTCAGCCAGTCGATGCAGATCATCGCGCTGTACGTCGACGGCCGCCGCCACGTGCTCGACCAGGGCGCGGCGATCCTGTCCCGCGCGAACCAGGCGCTGGCGACGCTGGAGCGGTACAAGCTCCGCCTGGACGAGGTGGCGGGCGCGCTGTCGGCGCTGGAGGTCGAGGACCTGGTGACGGTCCGCGACGTGGTGGCGGTGAGCCAGCGGATCGAGATGGTGCGGCGGATCGCCCGCGAGATCGAGGGGTATGTCGTCGAGCTCGGCGCGGACGGCCGGCTGATGAACCTCCAGCTCGAGGAGCTGATGGCCGGTGTCGAGGTGGACCGCGAGCTGGTGGTGCGCGACTACGCGCCGACCGGCCGCCGGTCGCGCACCGTCGAGGCGATCCTGGAGGACCTGGACCAGATCAGCCCGGAGGACATGCTCGACCTGACGGTGCTGGCGCGGGTGCTGGGCTTCCCGTCGGGGGTGGACGCGCTGGAGGCGCCGGTGTCGCCGCGCGGCTACCGGCTGCTCGCGAAGGTGCCGCGGCTGCCGCGGCTGGTGGTGGACCGGCTGGTCGAGCACTTCGCCAGCCTGCAGAAGCTGCTCGCCGCCAACGTGGACGACCTCCAGGCGGTGGAGGGCGTCGGCGAGACCCGCGCCAAGACGGTCCGCGAGGGCCTGTCGCGGCTCGCCGAGTCGTCCATCCTCGAACGCTACGTGTGA